In Miscanthus floridulus cultivar M001 chromosome 5, ASM1932011v1, whole genome shotgun sequence, one genomic interval encodes:
- the LOC136453051 gene encoding zinc finger A20 and AN1 domain-containing stress-associated protein 3-like — translation MSQQQIGSSGAPPMCAAGCGFFGSPAPLGMCSVYYKKHCCTMTDGPGASSAATAFDPVVARSTPTAVTPEPSAAGSAAAAKPAVAAAPAPAASVCLLAPPAKGAASEAAAVSPPPAPEAAAKKKAPPGLCAACCKKVGLTGFVCRCGKTLCGSHRYAEEHGCSFDFKGASRDAIARANPVIKAEKLTGKI, via the coding sequence ATGTCGCAGCAGCAGATAGGTAGCAGTGGCGCCCCGCCGATGTGCGCCGCGGGCTGCGGTTTCTTCGGGAGCCCAGCGCCCCTCGGCATGTGCTCCGTCTACTACAAGAAGCACTGCTGCACCATGACGGACGGTCCAGGCGCCTCCTCCGCTGCCACGGCGTTCGATCCCGTGGTCGCGCGATCCACCCCTACCGCGGTGACCCCCGAGCCCAGCGCCGCCGGTTCCGCCGCGGCGGCTAAGCCAGCGGTGgcggccgcgcccgcgcccgccgccagCGTCTGTTTGTTGGCTCCTCCTGCTAAAGGCGCCGCATCGGAAGCCGCCGCTGTGTCGCCGCCCCCCGCGCCCGAGGCGGCGGCCAAGAAGAAGGCGCCGCCGGGCCTGTGCGCGGCGTGCTGCAAGAAGGTGGGGCTCACGGGGTTCGTGTGCCGATGCGGGAAGACGTTATGCGGGAGCCACCGGTACGCGGAGGAGCACGGCTGCAGCTTCGACTTCAAGGGCGCCAGCCGTGACGCCATCGCCCGCGCCAACCCGGTCATCAAGGCGGAGAAGCTGACTGGCAAGATCTGA
- the LOC136453052 gene encoding protein DETOXIFICATION 33-like yields MGSALETLCGQAVGAGQLQMLGVYMQRSWIICLATSIVLLPLYIFTSPILRLLRQSADISAVSGRYARWCVPQLFAYAVNFPMQKFYQAQNRVWIMTAISGAVLAVHALLNWLVVARLGRGLVGAAVVGDVSWWLVNVAQFVYLVGGSFPGAWTGFSRKAFASLGGFVRLSIASAVMLCLEMWYYTAVLILVGCLKNPEIQVDAISICMNYQLWTLMVAVGFNAAVSVRVSNELGANHPKAAKFSVVVATATSAAIGVIFTAVALAARKQMPRLFTGDDVVVRATAKLGYLLAATIFLNSIQPVLSGVAIGAGWQSLVAFVNIGSYYLVGLPLAAVFGFKLKLNATGIWVGVLIGTVLQTVILFVILSRTKWQKEATLAEERIRVRGGNVELPQTQETRPSENTAAPVS; encoded by the exons ATGGGGAGCGCCCTGGAGACGCTGTGCGGGCAGGCCGTGGGCGCCGGGCAGCTCCAGATGCTGGGCGTCTACATGCAGCGGTCCTGGATCATCTGCCTCGCCACCTCCATCGTCCTGCTCCCGCTCTACATCTTCACGTCCCCGATCCTCCGCCTGCTCCGGCAGTCCGCGGACATCTCGGCGGTGTCGGGGCGGTACGCGCGCTGGTGCGTGCCGCAGCTGTTCGCGTACGCCGTCAACTTCCCCATGCAGAAGTTCTACCAGGCGCAGAACAGGGTGTGGATCATGACGGCCATCTCGGGCGCCGTGCTGGCCGTGCACGCGCTGCTCAACTGGCTCGTCGTGGCCAGGCTCGGCCGCGGCCTGGTCGGCGCCGCCGTCGTGGGCGACGTCTCCTGGTGGCTCGTCAACGTGGCGCAGTTCGTGTACCTCGTCGGCGGCTCCTTCCCCGGGGCATGGACAGGGTTCTCGCGCAAGGCGTTTGCCAGCCTCGGCGGCTTCGTCAGGCTCTCCATCGCCTCGGCTGTCATGCTGTG CCTAGAGATGTGGTATTATACGGCAGTGCTCATTCTGGTTGGATGCCTTAAGAACCCAGAGATTCAAGTTGATGCGATCTCCATATG CATGAACTATCAGCTTTGgacactgatggttgctgttggATTCAATGCTGCAGTAAG TGTTCGCGTGTCCAACGAGCTTGGCGCCAACCATCCAAAGGCGGCCAAATTCTCCGTCGTCGTTGCCACCGCCACATCGGCCGCCATCGGGGTGATCTTCACGGCCGTTGCTCTGGCGGCGAGGAAGCAGATGCCTCGGCTTTTCACGGGCGACGACGTGGTCGTCAGGGCGACTGCCAAGCTGGGGTACCTCCTGGCCGCCACCATATTCCTCAACAGCATCCAGCCGGTGTTGTCAG GCGTGGCGATCGGTGCCGGGTGGCAGTCCTTAGTCGCGTTCGTTAACATCGGCAGCTACTACCTCGTCGGCCTGCCCCTCGCAGCTGTGTTTGGCTTCAAGCTGAAGCTCAATGCAACA GGGATTTGGGTGGGCGTGTTGATCGGAACGGTGTTACAGACTGTGATTCTGTTTGTAATCCTCAGCAGAACCAAATGGCAGAAAGAG GCTACGCTAGCAGAGGAGAGAATACGGGTGCGGGGAGGAAACGTCGAGCTGCCACAGACTCAAGAAACGAGACCAAGTGAAAACACCGCCGCACCTGTTTCATAG